The following coding sequences are from one Ochotona princeps isolate mOchPri1 chromosome 8, mOchPri1.hap1, whole genome shotgun sequence window:
- the CIMIP2C gene encoding protein FAM166C: MASRSAGTLLTEFNAAYVPPGLMPGYQGHVPSVAFSFGSSYGAATLKYFQDQRFAAMAKGQALFNRSSHFPTISSSDPGLVLVPSRARRLAPIYTRFNLDASRSAKLAHFYQLAQQHRNYYRDKTGMLPRVPYFVLPVKEQDRYPIPTDLPPLSPKDKWHLLRVSPENLKTAQAFPSGKRVSPQERQTRDCYFEFRA, translated from the exons ATGGCCTCTCGCAGTGCAGGCACCCTGCTGACCGAATTCAATGCTGCCTACGTGCCCCCTGGTCTCATGCCCGG GTACCAAGGCCACGTTCCCTCTGTGGCCTTCTCCTTTGGCTCCTCCTATGGGGCCGCCACCCTCAAGTACTTCCAGGACCAACGCTTTGCAGCCATGGCGAAGGGCCAGGCTCTGTTCAACCGCAGCAGCCACTTCCCCACCATCTCCTCCTCCGACCCCGGCCTGGTGCTCGTCCCCAGCCGGGCACGCCGACTGGCACCCATCTACACGCGCTTCAACCTGGATGCCAGCCGCTCTGCCAAGCTTGCTCACTTCTACCAG CTGGCACAGCAACACCGGAATTACTATCGAGACAAGACGGGCATGCTGCCCCGGGTGCCCTACTTCGTGCTGCCTGTGAAGGAACAGGACCGCTACCCCATCCCCACCGACTT GCCTCCTCTGAGCCCAAAGGACAAGTGGCACCTTTTGAGAGTCTCCCCGGAGAACCTGAAGACCGCCCAGGCCTTCCCCTCAGGGAAGAGGGTCTCCCCGCAGGAGCGGCAGACGCGAGACTGCTACTTTGAATTCAGAGCATGA